AAGACTTAGCGGGCAACTTACCGTTGTTATCTGCTTTTAATTGTGATAAAAAAGTTTCCGCAGACTGTCTGCTAGTAAAAGCAGCCAGTTGGATGGTAAACTGTTTCCCTTCTGTTTTGTTTGTTACAGTCGTTTGCGACGAAAGTTTTTGTGATTTGGAGGCCTTAGAACTGGGAGCCAAGTTTTTAAATCTTTCTTCTTTGGCACTAACCACTTGTTTTTCTTTACGTTTTGTCAAATCAACAATTTGTTGTTTTTTCTCTTCTTCCTCATCTTTTGCAGTAGAAGTTTCTACAAAGTAAGGATGGTTTCCAACATCCGCCATTGGAATTTCTTGAGAAGCGATTGCCTGTTCTTTGGATTTGGTTCCTTGGACAAGAGACGAGGCTGCATTCGTTCCAACTTGTACTTCTGCGCCGTTTGTTGCCACTGGCGCAGGGATTGTGGTCTCCGTTGTCTCTGGGTTCGTTTGAGTCAGTTCACTCTTTTTTTGAAGAGTTTGTGCCTCTTCTTGTTTCCCTCGCCCTACAGAAACTCCAAGGAAAAAAATAGAAAAGAAAAGTGCAAAGAGAAAGAGGGATAAAACTCCAATTCTTTGTTTATCTAGGTTGATTACGTAAAATACTCTTTCTTTCATTTTTTAATCCTTTTTTTGATTTCTAAATCGATGATGACAATTTGTTCTTTTAACTTCTCCCTTTGATTATCGTTAGTTACGACAAAATCAGAGAGAGACTTTTTTTTCTCTAAATCCATTTGAGATTGGTTTCTTTTTTGGAAATCTTCATAATCCATTCCCCCGCGGCTTTGGACTCTTTCCCATGCCACTTCTGGGCTTACTGCCACAGTCACTGTAAAATCACAGATAGTATGAGCATCGGTTTCGAATAGAAGGGGAACTTCCCAGGCAATGATACTTCCATCCTTTCTGGAATTTAAGAAGTCTAAGAAAGTTTTGCGAACCAAAGGGTGGAGGAGCTCATTGAGAGCTTGTAGCTTTGATTTGTCGGAGAAGGCAAGTTCTGCAATTTTGGAACGGATGGGTGCGCCGTTTGTATCTAGGATAACATCTCCAAAAATTTGAACGAGTTCCTTAATGACAGGACTTGTTGGTTCTGTGAAAGTACGTGCGATGGCGTCAGAACTAATCGTTTCTGCACCTAACTCACCAAACATAGCAAGGACAGTGGACTTTCCTGATCCAATGGACCCGGTAATTCCGATTAATGTTTTATTGTTATGTTTTGGAGTCACGGGTTTATAACATAAAAAACCCGTGAAAGTACAAGTATTTTTTTATCCAAATTTAGAAAAAAAATACTAAAGTATTTTGTAAGTTATTTTGCCTGTCGACCCAGTTTCCAAATCCAGTCTTGTACCAGTTTGGCGGACAATTTCGGATCTTCAATCATCGGAGCATGTCCTATATTTTCTAAAAGGACCGTTTCAATACGGGGTTTTAGTTTTTGTTTTAAAACATCCATCACCGTATAATGAATGACTTTGTCTTCCTTACCCCAGATGGCAAGAGTGGGTGCTTGGATTTCGATTAGTTTTTTTTCTAAAAAATACCCTTCCTTTCTAATTTGTTTTAGGATGGAGGCATTCCATTCCCTGTTCGCAAAAGATTTGTTAGCAAAGTATGTTTTTAAAAAACCCGGAAGATAAGGTGGTTTGACAAAAGTAAAACTAAGAAGCCTGTCAAAGTCTTCGGGACTTGTGACAAGAAGTGGGCTTGGTTTTCCAGACAACTCGATGGTTTGCATTTCGCTCGGAGTCGGACTTTTAATTCCGGCATTGTCAAAGAGGATTAGTGATTTTACCTTTTTCGGGTATTTGGCTGCAAAAATTCCTGCAATCCCACCACCCATTGAATTTCCAGCGATATGAAACTCTTTTAATCCTAGTATTTCAGTAAATTGGTAGAGCCTATCTGCCTGTGCTTCTTGGGTATAGTTTAGGCCTTCAGGTTTGTCTGATTCCCCAAAACCAGGAAGGTCGGGTGTTATAACATGGAAATCTTCTGGCAGGTATCTAGAAAATCTGGTCCAATGGTCCTTGTCTCCGCCAAATCCATGTACAGCGAGAATGGTTTCTGTTGTTCCCGTTTTTTCTGTATACTTCCATTGTAAACCTTCTACCAAAACGGATTTGGTTTCTAGATCGGACCGGAAACGCTCTAAACTAATTCCTGTTTTGTGAAGGGTGGCAGCACAATGAATTTGTAAGAATATAGAAAGGATTAAGGTGGTAAATGGTTTCCAGTTTGTTTTCATAGTGTCCTCGCAAAAAATATAAAGGATCGTTGACAGAGGGATCAGAAAAAATACTTTGGTCGTAACCGAAGGCCCTGTAGCTCAGTCGGTAGAGCAGAGGACTGAAAATCCTCGTGTCGGCAGTTCGATTCTGTCCGGGGCCACGGTTGCCTAATTTCCAACCTTTCTTTCTTCTCCCATCGTCCAAAGACCCAAAAATTCGTTTTCCTCTACTTTTTTGCAGAGTTCCGGCTTATAGAGTTTTTTTACCGGTGGTTTGGGGTAAATATGGATCTCGTCATTGTCTGGGATAAAGGTGAGCATTCTTAAAATTGTATCCTGGCCTTCAATTTCATACATGGTGTAAGACATCCCTTTGGAGGGAATGATTTGAGATGTTTCCAAATACTTGCGTGTGTTTTCTGACATAGAATAGACCTTGTTTTCGATTCCTCTTCTGGCAACCAAAAACTAAAAAAGTCATTGTTTTCGTTTTTTTAAGAATAACTTGGAGAATTGTATTAGTTTTTCTCGAATCTTCGGTGAAAGACCTACGGATACATTGATCCGAAAATGTTTGTCCCAATGTTTGGAAAGCCCAAAAAGAGATCCTGGGGCAATGGCCATTCCGATTTTTTTAGATTCACTTAGTAATTTGTCACCATCTAACGGTGATTTGATCCATAAGACAAATCCTCCATCAGGTTTTTGGATCTCAAGTGTTTCGGCACTGTGGAAGGATAAAAGTTTTATATATTCATCTGTGAGTTTTTGGTATTCCGAACGTAAAAATTTGAGATGCCTTTCGTAGGTTTGTAATTTTAAAAATTGTAGGACTGCCATTTGGGTGGGGTTATTTTCTGAAATTTTATAAGCTCTTGTTTGTTTACTCAATTCACGAATTCCCGTTTTGGATGCCACCCAACCCATCCGAAGTCCTGGTGCAATGGTTTTAGAAAACGAAGAACAAAGATAAGATTTGGGACCTTTGGGTTCTGTGGGAAAATAACTCACTAAAGGTTTAGGCCTTGTGCCTGAAAAATATAAATCTCCATAAATATCATCTTCTACTAAATGAATCCCATACGAATAAGAAATTTTTGCAAGGTTTTGTTTTGTTAAATCACTTAAAAGAATTCCATTCGGATTATTGAAGTTAGCTGAAAATAAAAATACTTTAGGTTTGTGTCTTTTGATTAATTTTTCATATTCATCGCAAGAGATCCCTTCTTCTTTTCTATAGGGAATTTCTACAACTTTTAGCTTGAGCACTTCTAAAATTTGAAATAATCCAACGTAAATGGGAGAAGGAACAATCACTGTATCCCCCGATTCTGTTGTACTCAGTAAGGAAAAGGTAATGGCTTCTGTACATCCACTCGTGATTTGGATTTGTTCTGTGTTTGTTCTATACCCGTGAATGGAAGTGCGTTTGCTAATCCATTCTCGTAAACCAAGGTTTCCTTGTAAGTCACCATAGGTAAAAATTTCTTTGTACCTAAGTGCTTTTTTAAAAGAAGAGGTAAGGGCACCGAGTGGAAGATAAAAATCAGAAGGAATGGCGGCACCAAAAGAGATCAGTTTGGGATCCATCACTGTATTCATAATTTGCTGGATCCGATCATCCGCTTCTACTGCTGGATAAAATTCATTTTGTGGTCCAGAGATGACTGTGCCAATATTGGGATGTACGAAGTATCCTGACTGGGGAACCACAAAGATATAACCTTCTTCTTCTAAAATTCGATAGGCCTCTTTGGCAGTGGTGAGGCTACAGGACTTTAAACTTTGGATTTCTCTAAGGGAAGGAATTCTTTCTCCTTCGGAATAATACCCCGACTTAATTTCAGTTTTAAGATTGGTGGCTAATTGTTTGTATTTTGTCATGAAACTGTATACTAATAGATTGAACTAACTGTATATGGACAGTTGTCTCTATGTTTGATATTCTAATACTATGAAAACGGAAATGCCAAGTATTTTTTCTGCTAAACGAACTTCTTTTGTTCGCACTTCGGTCATTCGTGAAATTTTAAAACTGACTGTTGAAAATTCGGATATTCTTTCTTTTGCGGGAGGACTTCCCAATCCAAACTTACTTCCGAAAGATGTTTTAAACACAGTGATGGAGTCTGTGGTAAAAGAAAATATTTCGACTGCGTTTCAATATGGTGATTCCTCTGGGTATCTCCCACTTCGAACAGAAATTTCAAATAAACTAACTGATGTTTATTGGTCAACTCCAGAATCCATCACCATCACTCACGGATCCCAACAAGGGCTTGATATTTTAGGGAAAATGTTTATGGATTCCGATACCAATGTATTGTTGGAAGACCCAGTGTATTTGGGAGCATTGCAGGCATTTTCTCCATACAATCCTAATTTTTTTAGTGTTCCCATCGAACCCGATGGACCCGATTTATATCTATTGGAAGAAATTATATCTCAAAACAAAATCCATGTTTTTTATATTAACCCATCCTACCAAAATCCTTCCACTTACACTTGGTCTTTGGAAAAAAGAAAACAAATCGCAAAAATTCTAGATGATAATGAAATTATTCTCCTTGAAGACGAAGCGTACAGGTATTTGGATTTTAGTGGAATTGTTTATCCTTCCGTCAGTTCTTTTCGAAAACGAAGTGACCTAACATTTGTTCTTGGAAGTTTTTCTAAAATTTTATCTCCTGGGTTTCGGTTGGGTTGGACGGTTGTGCCAGAGGTATACAGGTCTCTTTTTACTGCGATCAAACAAGGAAACGATTTGAATTCCAACCAATTTTCACAAGTGGTTGTTTCTAAACTTTTGAATGTTTTGGATTGGAAGGGTCACCTTTATTCCATTCAAAACTTTTATTCAGAAAAAAAGGAAACCTTGGTTTCTTTGTTAAGGGAATATTTACCAGAAGCTCGGTTTACGATTCCTGAAGGAGGGATGTTTCTTTGGGTAGAATATCCGCAAGTTTCCTCCAAAGAATTTATGAACCGTTGTCTTGCCAGTGGTGTGGCGATGGTTCCAGGTACAGAGTTTTCACCCACAAGCCGATCTTCTTCTTTTTTTCGAATGAACTTTAGTTTTTTGGAAAAAGAAAATTTAGAACTGGGTGTGAAACGGATCACAAAAGCCTACCGAGACATAAATACGTGACAGGTGTTTAGTATTTTTCTCTTGACACTACTATTCGTATGTTTACTTATTGGGTATGAAGCCTGCTGTCACAAAAGCTTTGTATCCTAAATTTTCTGTTTTGAGTTTGGAAGAAAAACTAGAGGTCCTAAAAGAAGATCCTACCTTTCGTCTATTGGTAGACCAGATCTATCAAAACTATAAGGAAAACCGGTCCACTGTCATTCTTTGATTTGCCTAGACTAAGGATTCGCGCTTCTATGGAAACAAAGTAGGTAATCATGAATTTAGAACTAAATCCCCAAGAAACAAAACACCTTTTGAATGCGTTAGCTGTATTCGAATGGGTGAGTAATTCCCCGCATGAAGAAACAGATCCTTCTGTGGACGAGTTCATCCAATCCATCTTAAAAAAACTTTCTGCAGAAAAGGAAAGTCCCATCGTTTCTGAAAACGGACTTTATACCATTTCAGAAGAATACTTCCAAGAAGTTTTTGAGTCTTATATCGAACCTTATAACGACGATATATTCTGGACAGATCTTTCGACAGAACTTGCCCAAAGAGATTTGGAACAAAAAGTATCCGCAAAAGATTTGGAAGCACTGAGCCCGGAAGATTATGAAAACAAGGTGGCAAAAGAAGCTGAAAAGTATGATACGGAATTTGAAAAAAATGGCGTAGATAATTTATTCTTAAAAAAATAAAGAAAGTTTGGGAAAAGGTTTTATGAAGTTTTTTCCCATTCGATAAGAACCATCGTTTGGTCATCCTCTTGTTCTTCTTTTCCTTGGAAGAGGAAAAGTTGGATGACAAGTTCGGCAAGTACTCTTTCCGATTCTTTCTCTGAGTAATCCACAAGAATCTTTTGGATTCGTTCCATTCCAAATTCTTCTCTTGATTCATTTTTTTGTTCCAACATCCCGTCGGTAAAAAGTAAAATCCTATCTCCCATGGCCATCTGGAATTGTTTTTGTGTATAAGGTTGGTCTTTTTTGAGACCAATGATATTTCCTGTACGATCTAAAATGATTTGTTCGCCTGAAGATTGAAAGATTTGGTTCGGGTGACCCGCTGACGAATAGTAGACGGTCTTTGTTTTTGTATCGATGTCTAATAAAAATCCAGAAAATACAATTTTAAGACCAGAGAACTTATTCTGAATCTTTTGGTTGAGATGGTTCATTAAATCATCTGTTTTGGTGATAAAACGTTTGATGGCTTCATATTCAGATTTGATGGCCATTGTATATAATGCCGCTTGGATTCCGTGCCCTGTTGCATCAGCGACAAAAAAACGAACCGTTCCATTATCCAATTCAAAGATATCATAAAAGTCTCCACCCACTTCTCCTTGTGGTTGGAAATAAAGATGGATCTTTAAATGTTCAAATTTGATTCCATCTTCTGGTAGGATCTTTTGTTGGATTTTTTTGGCTAGAAGGAGATCTTTTTTAATTCGATTCAAAGAAGAGTTTAATTGAAACGTTCTTTCCGAAACAATTTGTTCCAAATTTTCTGTGACAGCAAGAAGCGATTCATTACTAATCTTTAAACTTTCCGCAAGTTCTTCTGCACGAATAAAAGCGTTGGCAATGCGACTCGAAAGAATCAGAGATTGGATAAAAATAAAACAGAGTAGGGCATAAGGGGTAAATCCAATCCCCCGGTTATTCAAACTGTGACGCAAAATATCCAAGGCAACAGAAAATGCTAAAATAAGAAGCCCTAAAAAAAATAATTTGGAATTGGGCCTTTTGTTAAATACAGCTTTTAGGTTGATATGAATGACATAACCGATGGTGAAAAATGCCAAAATTTGGAATCCATACAATAAAATCGTAAATACGGATATCGGTAAAAACAATGTTAACGCAAATGCAATGCTTGCAATGAGTACAAAACGTACATATTTGGGATTGGATTCTTTAGGAAACAGGGAATAAATAAAAAGTAAGAAGGTGGGAACTGCGAAATAAAAAGAGGCAAACTCGATCCGAAATGCAGTAGGCCAATGAAAGTTGGGAAAAAGTTCTAAAACATATCTTTCCCCGGTAAAGGCAAGCCGGATCCCCAGTAAAAAACAAAAGACAGCAAAATAAAAAATAGAAGTTTCTTTTCTTTTGTAAAAGTACAATCCAAAATGATAAAGACCAATGAGAACAAGAGCTCCGAGCAAAAAAAGTTCCCGTGCATTGGCGAGCATCTTCTCCCGGTCCAAAGCATTTTTATTTCCCAGGCTTGGAATGGCCCAAAACCCTCCAAAGTTGTTATCATAGTTGGCAATATGA
This genomic window from Leptospira bandrabouensis contains:
- a CDS encoding PLP-dependent aminotransferase family protein, which gives rise to MTKYKQLATNLKTEIKSGYYSEGERIPSLREIQSLKSCSLTTAKEAYRILEEEGYIFVVPQSGYFVHPNIGTVISGPQNEFYPAVEADDRIQQIMNTVMDPKLISFGAAIPSDFYLPLGALTSSFKKALRYKEIFTYGDLQGNLGLREWISKRTSIHGYRTNTEQIQITSGCTEAITFSLLSTTESGDTVIVPSPIYVGLFQILEVLKLKVVEIPYRKEEGISCDEYEKLIKRHKPKVFLFSANFNNPNGILLSDLTKQNLAKISYSYGIHLVEDDIYGDLYFSGTRPKPLVSYFPTEPKGPKSYLCSSFSKTIAPGLRMGWVASKTGIRELSKQTRAYKISENNPTQMAVLQFLKLQTYERHLKFLRSEYQKLTDEYIKLLSFHSAETLEIQKPDGGFVLWIKSPLDGDKLLSESKKIGMAIAPGSLFGLSKHWDKHFRINVSVGLSPKIREKLIQFSKLFLKKRKQ
- a CDS encoding PP2C family protein-serine/threonine phosphatase, with the protein product MRKLILLTGVFSLLVLQFACQNPEQEEPHRFRQGVLDLKDITFKEDTIVDLQGEWELYFGEFHYPPFHGEKPLTGYLAIPSSWQDEEFGGEELPRTGHVTLRAFIHISKQTVGQELRIYIPDVASSYRFFANGILIGGQGKPGINQFDDTPRIKSKYYTLIPDKEVIELVFHIANYDNNFGGFWAIPSLGNKNALDREKMLANARELFLLGALVLIGLYHFGLYFYKRKETSIFYFAVFCFLLGIRLAFTGERYVLELFPNFHWPTAFRIEFASFYFAVPTFLLFIYSLFPKESNPKYVRFVLIASIAFALTLFLPISVFTILLYGFQILAFFTIGYVIHINLKAVFNKRPNSKLFFLGLLILAFSVALDILRHSLNNRGIGFTPYALLCFIFIQSLILSSRIANAFIRAEELAESLKISNESLLAVTENLEQIVSERTFQLNSSLNRIKKDLLLAKKIQQKILPEDGIKFEHLKIHLYFQPQGEVGGDFYDIFELDNGTVRFFVADATGHGIQAALYTMAIKSEYEAIKRFITKTDDLMNHLNQKIQNKFSGLKIVFSGFLLDIDTKTKTVYYSSAGHPNQIFQSSGEQIILDRTGNIIGLKKDQPYTQKQFQMAMGDRILLFTDGMLEQKNESREEFGMERIQKILVDYSEKESERVLAELVIQLFLFQGKEEQEDDQTMVLIEWEKTS
- a CDS encoding alpha/beta fold hydrolase, with translation MKTNWKPFTTLILSIFLQIHCAATLHKTGISLERFRSDLETKSVLVEGLQWKYTEKTGTTETILAVHGFGGDKDHWTRFSRYLPEDFHVITPDLPGFGESDKPEGLNYTQEAQADRLYQFTEILGLKEFHIAGNSMGGGIAGIFAAKYPKKVKSLILFDNAGIKSPTPSEMQTIELSGKPSPLLVTSPEDFDRLLSFTFVKPPYLPGFLKTYFANKSFANREWNASILKQIRKEGYFLEKKLIEIQAPTLAIWGKEDKVIHYTVMDVLKQKLKPRIETVLLENIGHAPMIEDPKLSAKLVQDWIWKLGRQAK
- a CDS encoding PLP-dependent aminotransferase family protein, with translation MKTEMPSIFSAKRTSFVRTSVIREILKLTVENSDILSFAGGLPNPNLLPKDVLNTVMESVVKENISTAFQYGDSSGYLPLRTEISNKLTDVYWSTPESITITHGSQQGLDILGKMFMDSDTNVLLEDPVYLGALQAFSPYNPNFFSVPIEPDGPDLYLLEEIISQNKIHVFYINPSYQNPSTYTWSLEKRKQIAKILDDNEIILLEDEAYRYLDFSGIVYPSVSSFRKRSDLTFVLGSFSKILSPGFRLGWTVVPEVYRSLFTAIKQGNDLNSNQFSQVVVSKLLNVLDWKGHLYSIQNFYSEKKETLVSLLREYLPEARFTIPEGGMFLWVEYPQVSSKEFMNRCLASGVAMVPGTEFSPTSRSSSFFRMNFSFLEKENLELGVKRITKAYRDINT
- the coaE gene encoding dephospho-CoA kinase (Dephospho-CoA kinase (CoaE) performs the final step in coenzyme A biosynthesis.); amino-acid sequence: MTPKHNNKTLIGITGSIGSGKSTVLAMFGELGAETISSDAIARTFTEPTSPVIKELVQIFGDVILDTNGAPIRSKIAELAFSDKSKLQALNELLHPLVRKTFLDFLNSRKDGSIIAWEVPLLFETDAHTICDFTVTVAVSPEVAWERVQSRGGMDYEDFQKRNQSQMDLEKKKSLSDFVVTNDNQREKLKEQIVIIDLEIKKRIKK
- a CDS encoding SPOR domain-containing protein, whose amino-acid sequence is MKERVFYVINLDKQRIGVLSLFLFALFFSIFFLGVSVGRGKQEEAQTLQKKSELTQTNPETTETTIPAPVATNGAEVQVGTNAASSLVQGTKSKEQAIASQEIPMADVGNHPYFVETSTAKDEEEEKKQQIVDLTKRKEKQVVSAKEERFKNLAPSSKASKSQKLSSQTTVTNKTEGKQFTIQLAAFTSRQSAETFLSQLKADNNGKLPAKSFIVVKNGFFVVQMGKSKDKGSLSKVLSKTSMPKEIKSKAMVVSYQPLS